A genomic stretch from Petrimonas mucosa includes:
- the istA gene encoding IS21 family transposase — translation MYTKQEIIISSFRDGKSQRQIARDLQISRKTIRKYLQEHEKALQSAVCKETAQSCNLSSEPVYKMATPRLRLKLTREVETVIDELLEDNERKRGQGLRKQMLKKKDILEELHRRGFDIGYTTVCNHIARRENRVVTKEAFIRQVYQAGETCEFDWGEIKLCIAGKRRSLQLAVFTSAFSNYRYAFIYERQDTLAFMESHVRFFKTIGGVYREMVYDNMRVAVARFVGPHEKEPTRSLLQLRGHYQFRHRFCNICRGNEKGHVERSVEYVRRKAFAPKDAFADILEAQQWLDATLKRLNAGKQQGTGKSADELFSQEKNLLGKHPAMELVCSEQVQLRVDKYATISYRTNRYSVPDHLVGEFVDVSVRSRELQVYVQNKRVAVHVRSYEKHSWNVEIEHYLSTFKKKPGALAGSLALAGSHYLKGLYMDYFQSEPREFIDLLTYCRGQMVSRERLEESLKRLLDTGCQGISVEKLRALLGNKPRVNPTWEPEDTISIKAKEQLAGIAGLMQKTNYDGHYQQANNSIQ, via the coding sequence ATGTATACAAAACAGGAGATTATAATTAGCAGCTTCCGCGATGGAAAAAGTCAGCGTCAAATAGCCCGTGATTTGCAAATTAGTCGCAAAACAATCAGGAAGTACCTGCAGGAACACGAAAAGGCATTGCAATCGGCAGTCTGTAAAGAAACAGCGCAATCGTGTAATCTATCCAGTGAACCGGTCTATAAAATGGCTACACCTCGTCTGAGGCTCAAATTAACACGCGAGGTGGAAACTGTCATCGATGAATTACTTGAAGACAACGAGCGTAAGCGTGGGCAAGGCCTGCGCAAGCAGATGCTAAAGAAAAAGGACATCCTTGAGGAACTTCACCGGCGAGGGTTTGACATTGGCTATACCACGGTTTGTAATCATATTGCGCGCAGGGAGAACCGGGTAGTAACCAAAGAAGCATTTATTCGCCAGGTTTATCAGGCCGGGGAAACCTGTGAGTTTGACTGGGGTGAGATCAAACTCTGCATTGCAGGGAAACGCAGGTCATTGCAACTTGCTGTTTTTACCTCCGCCTTCAGCAATTACCGCTATGCTTTTATTTACGAGCGGCAGGATACCCTGGCTTTCATGGAATCTCACGTGCGTTTTTTTAAAACCATTGGTGGCGTCTACCGTGAGATGGTTTACGATAATATGCGTGTTGCGGTAGCCAGGTTTGTCGGGCCGCATGAAAAGGAGCCCACCCGGTCACTGCTCCAGCTTCGGGGGCACTATCAGTTCAGGCATCGCTTTTGCAACATATGCCGTGGAAACGAAAAAGGTCACGTGGAACGGAGCGTGGAGTATGTCCGCCGTAAAGCGTTCGCCCCCAAGGATGCCTTTGCGGACATCCTGGAGGCCCAACAGTGGCTTGATGCAACGCTTAAAAGGCTCAATGCGGGGAAGCAGCAGGGAACAGGCAAGAGCGCCGACGAACTGTTCTCTCAGGAGAAGAACCTTTTGGGCAAGCATCCGGCCATGGAGCTTGTCTGCAGTGAACAGGTGCAGTTGCGGGTGGATAAATATGCCACCATCAGCTATCGCACCAACCGCTACTCGGTTCCCGATCACCTGGTGGGAGAGTTTGTCGATGTGAGTGTCCGCAGCCGCGAGTTGCAGGTGTACGTGCAAAACAAACGGGTGGCCGTTCATGTACGTAGTTACGAAAAACACTCCTGGAATGTGGAGATAGAGCATTACCTGTCAACATTCAAGAAGAAACCGGGCGCCCTGGCTGGTAGCCTGGCACTTGCCGGCAGCCATTACCTTAAAGGGCTGTACATGGATTATTTCCAAAGCGAACCCCGTGAATTTATCGACCTGCTCACATACTGCCGCGGGCAAATGGTGAGCCGTGAGAGACTCGAGGAATCCCTTAAGCGATTACTGGACACCGGCTGCCAGGGAATCAGCGTGGAAAAGCTTCGGGCCCTGCTGGGAAATAAACCCCGTGTAAACCCAACCTGGGAGCCGGAAGATACGATAAGTATCAAGGCCAAAGAACAACTTGCCGGCATCGCCGGGCTAATGCAAAAAACAAACTATGATGGACACTATCAACAGGCAAATAACAGCATACAGTAA
- the istB gene encoding IS21-like element helper ATPase IstB gives MDTINRQITAYSKELRLPVFRRDYKELATEAARQGLDYEAYLVMLMEREYELRLENRKKAQIRNARFPSKMYLSDLERDQLPPGAREKLPLLERLDFIPAARNVILSGNPGTGKTHIAIGLGLKACMQGYKVLFTTVHRLLTQLRESHSGRTLKQVEAQFEKYDLVICDEFGYVSFDKQGSELLFNHLSLRTGRKSTIITTNLGFDRWEEIFGDPVLTAALVDRVTHKAYLVNMSGDSYRLKETEKMMNGK, from the coding sequence ATGGACACTATCAACAGGCAAATAACAGCATACAGTAAAGAGCTCCGACTGCCTGTTTTCAGGCGTGATTACAAGGAACTGGCAACAGAAGCGGCCCGACAGGGGCTTGATTATGAAGCGTACCTGGTAATGCTCATGGAACGTGAATATGAACTCAGGCTTGAGAACCGGAAGAAAGCGCAAATAAGGAATGCCCGGTTCCCGTCTAAAATGTATCTTTCCGACCTTGAGCGTGACCAGTTACCTCCGGGTGCCAGGGAGAAACTCCCTTTACTGGAAAGACTGGACTTCATCCCGGCGGCCCGGAACGTGATCCTCTCCGGCAACCCGGGTACGGGCAAAACACACATCGCCATAGGGTTGGGGCTTAAGGCTTGCATGCAGGGGTATAAAGTGTTGTTCACCACAGTACACCGCTTGTTGACACAGTTACGTGAATCCCACTCCGGGCGCACACTGAAACAGGTAGAAGCCCAGTTTGAAAAATATGACCTGGTCATATGCGATGAGTTTGGATATGTATCCTTTGACAAGCAAGGCTCTGAACTGTTGTTTAACCATCTCTCCTTAAGAACGGGCAGGAAATCGACCATCATTACCACGAACCTCGGCTTTGACCGGTGGGAAGAGATCTTTGGTGACCCCGTCCTGACAGCGGCACTGGTAGACAGGGTAACCCATAAGGCATATCTTGTAAATATGTCCGGAGACTCATACCGGCTGAAAGAAACAGAAAAAATGATGAATGGAAAATGA
- a CDS encoding transposase, with the protein MVYFWIEILVYFWGEINSKSHILAEEIINSSILLKNMREAYNTFREILNSKDELRLDQWLEKYKSTKIMRIKSFINGINHDLEAVKNAIKYPWSNGVVEGHVNRLKNKKREMYGRAGFELLRRKVVLSNSG; encoded by the coding sequence ATGGTATACTTTTGGATTGAAATACTGGTATACTTTTGGGGTGAAATAAACAGCAAGTCTCACATACTGGCAGAAGAGATTATTAACTCCTCTATTCTATTAAAAAACATGAGAGAAGCATACAACACTTTTAGAGAGATTTTAAACAGTAAAGATGAGCTTAGGTTAGACCAATGGCTCGAGAAGTATAAATCGACTAAAATAATGAGGATTAAAAGTTTTATAAATGGTATTAATCATGATTTGGAAGCAGTAAAAAACGCCATTAAATACCCTTGGAGTAATGGAGTTGTAGAGGGTCACGTAAACAGATTAAAAAACAAGAAAAGAGAGATGTATGGCAGGGCTGGATTTGAACTGTTAAGACGAAAGGTAGTGCTTTCCAACTCAGGATAA